A section of the Paenibacillus yonginensis genome encodes:
- a CDS encoding methyl-accepting chemotaxis protein: MQRKEKDKGGETKQQETQKQSKPVFQNVIKKSVTYSKGLKISHLDPSKSVGVRLFLIFFVAIMIFVLSLGMLSYQTAKTIVQKNAKTANHQTVIQTSEKLDIIFKQYQEGIQQVFFDKQLQDDLTGLGAKELSNYDQFTLIKEIGSRMSTFTYSLSGARALYLFPVDESFTPITAGNADVALTSNIKSQAWFDSLAGGSSSTWQAVPDGTNNVFRYVQSLKTLTGSSRFIIALDIDLATLNDELAKVSLGEGSRLELVDGKGQIVATNQGQSTEKATALEAVTKSTKATDSMTTKDADGHDVLAVFNTVSASGWKLAGIVPIKNLVADAKSILVTTFIAAVVVALIAILIGVWMVRMIGRPLSVMNRLMQQGANGELNVRMKHTGRDEIGQLSASFNQMMEQITTLVTHANSSAVEVLGTASELAEASRKTAISAREIAVATEEIAKGASSLAVEAERGSDLTENIGNQVSVVIASNRDMQESAREVESASELGTKYLQGLTEKTNATGEMTRALGERVNSLHASTASVRKVLEVMQNITQQTNILSLNATIEAARAGAAGRGFMVVADEIRQLAEQSRQSITMVGQITDEIQQEMNETIKALEEVNPMFEQQIVSVNETREIFVSVQEQMEDFVTKLDGVTKSIEGLSQSQHILSEAMTNVSAVAEESSATSEEVASLSSEQQMVGDQLVQLSGQLEQVSDKLKESLSRFKV; this comes from the coding sequence TTGCAACGAAAGGAAAAGGATAAAGGAGGGGAAACCAAGCAGCAAGAAACTCAGAAGCAATCCAAACCAGTTTTTCAGAACGTGATTAAGAAATCGGTTACATACTCTAAAGGTTTAAAAATAAGTCATCTGGACCCTTCCAAATCTGTTGGCGTACGTCTGTTTCTCATCTTCTTTGTAGCGATCATGATTTTTGTCCTCTCTCTGGGCATGTTGTCTTATCAGACAGCCAAGACGATTGTGCAGAAAAATGCAAAGACGGCCAATCATCAGACCGTAATCCAAACCTCCGAGAAACTCGACATCATCTTTAAGCAATATCAGGAAGGGATTCAGCAGGTGTTCTTCGACAAACAGCTGCAGGATGATTTGACTGGACTGGGAGCCAAAGAGCTTTCGAACTATGACCAGTTCACGCTGATTAAAGAAATCGGTTCGAGAATGAGTACCTTTACCTACTCGCTGAGCGGCGCCCGAGCTTTGTATTTATTCCCGGTAGATGAAAGCTTTACGCCTATCACGGCAGGGAATGCAGACGTGGCCCTGACATCGAATATCAAAAGCCAAGCTTGGTTTGACAGCTTAGCCGGGGGGTCGTCTTCGACCTGGCAGGCGGTTCCGGACGGCACGAACAATGTCTTCCGTTATGTGCAGTCACTCAAAACGTTAACCGGCTCTTCACGCTTTATCATTGCGCTGGATATCGATTTGGCGACCTTAAATGATGAACTGGCAAAGGTTTCGCTTGGAGAGGGCTCCAGATTGGAGCTCGTAGACGGCAAAGGTCAGATCGTCGCAACCAACCAGGGCCAGTCCACCGAGAAAGCGACAGCTCTTGAAGCAGTGACCAAAAGCACAAAAGCGACGGACAGTATGACAACCAAGGATGCAGACGGTCATGATGTTCTGGCTGTATTTAATACAGTTAGCGCCTCCGGCTGGAAGCTGGCGGGAATTGTGCCGATCAAGAACCTGGTTGCCGATGCCAAGAGCATCTTGGTCACAACCTTTATTGCTGCGGTTGTGGTAGCTTTGATTGCTATTCTGATCGGGGTTTGGATGGTCCGTATGATTGGACGCCCGCTTTCGGTCATGAACCGTTTGATGCAGCAAGGCGCGAACGGTGAGTTAAATGTCCGGATGAAGCATACGGGACGCGATGAAATCGGTCAGCTGTCCGCCAGCTTTAACCAGATGATGGAGCAGATCACAACCCTCGTTACACATGCCAACTCCTCAGCGGTTGAGGTGCTCGGCACCGCTTCCGAACTTGCCGAGGCTTCCAGGAAAACGGCCATTTCCGCACGTGAAATTGCGGTGGCAACCGAAGAGATCGCCAAGGGAGCAAGCAGCCTGGCTGTGGAAGCGGAACGCGGCAGCGACCTTACGGAGAATATTGGCAATCAGGTCTCGGTGGTGATTGCTTCCAACCGGGACATGCAGGAATCGGCCCGTGAGGTAGAAAGCGCCAGTGAGCTGGGAACGAAATATCTCCAGGGCTTAACGGAAAAAACCAATGCGACCGGCGAGATGACCCGGGCCTTGGGCGAGCGCGTTAATTCCCTGCATGCAAGCACGGCTTCGGTCCGCAAGGTGCTGGAAGTCATGCAGAATATTACGCAGCAAACCAATATTTTGTCCTTGAACGCAACGATTGAAGCAGCTCGGGCAGGGGCTGCCGGACGTGGTTTCATGGTCGTAGCGGATGAAATTCGTCAGCTCGCCGAGCAATCCCGACAATCGATTACGATGGTTGGACAAATTACCGATGAAATCCAGCAGGAAATGAACGAAACGATTAAAGCGCTGGAGGAAGTCAACCCGATGTTTGAGCAGCAAATTGTGTCCGTGAACGAAACGAGAGAAATTTTTGTTTCGGTGCAGGAGCAGATGGAGGATTTCGTGACGAAGCTGGATGGCGTAACTAAATCCATAGAAGGATTGAGCCAGTCTCAGCATATCTTGTCCGAGGCGATGACAAATGTCAGCGCAGTGGCCGAGGAATCTTCGGCAACCTCCGAAGAGGTCGCCTCCTTGTCCAGTGAACAGCAGATGGTTGGCGATCAGCTCGTCCAGCTTTCCGGCCAACTGGAGCAGGTATCGGACAAGCTGAAAGAATCGCTTTCCCGGTTTAAGGTTTAA
- a CDS encoding peptidoglycan D,D-transpeptidase FtsI family protein, which produces MNLKMKKRIFAALLGVTAAILLILIRLAWLQLLDGVPKAATAHGRDTSEMAVLQRGTRMELDPGRGRFVDASGQPLTNEVVLAPVLFPVRASMDRGSRETFLKAGKPAEDEATSQEQKLLMLAKLLDTTPEKLETVRSRLQQPAYWTKKSGSRRNGSSNIPFSLTAEQAAELEKLDIAWVKALPVLQRYADQASGKQWLGFVAQQPEVVTAMNRMNQGNKIKTTRGAELPISAKLGAAGLEKSFDRLLRGEGPTDITYLMDGGRHPLSRKALRVHGADNPYYPLTIRTTIDLNLQNQLERLAVQKGVKEGAVVVLDAASGDVKAMISLPFYNPNQVDPQQTTSWSNRAVKEAVPGSIFKTVTAAAALEAGLSRPEEHFLCQGSYGKYGLSCSKKSGHGDITLARGFAESCNVVFGTLGERLSPFMLQRTADALGIGRTIGWEEQTFIDGQPLRQMDQEEAGTVFGSEPHPEDGGVRAQTAIGQRSVRLSPLQAANLIVTLLHGGAVQAPRLVSAISYASGTDMVRFEPHQSPSASGQISPRTARTLLKWMRSVVTDGTGRKLDHADWKLAGKSGTAQVVRNGKALNDQWFIGFGPYDSPKYAAAVLVQSRKPGSTHLATELFGEVMNTLAAVDRR; this is translated from the coding sequence ATGAATCTGAAGATGAAGAAACGAATATTTGCCGCACTTCTGGGTGTAACAGCCGCCATTCTCCTGATTCTGATTCGTTTGGCCTGGCTGCAGCTCTTGGACGGCGTACCGAAAGCAGCTACGGCTCATGGCCGGGATACATCCGAAATGGCCGTCCTGCAGCGCGGAACCCGGATGGAGCTGGACCCGGGCCGCGGTCGATTCGTGGATGCCTCCGGACAACCCCTTACGAATGAAGTGGTGCTGGCGCCGGTTCTCTTTCCGGTACGTGCAAGCATGGACCGAGGGTCTAGAGAGACTTTCTTGAAGGCTGGAAAGCCGGCAGAAGACGAGGCAACTTCTCAGGAGCAGAAGCTTCTTATGCTGGCTAAGCTGCTGGATACAACTCCTGAGAAGCTGGAGACCGTCCGGAGCCGCCTGCAGCAGCCGGCTTACTGGACGAAGAAGAGCGGGAGCCGGAGGAACGGGAGTTCAAATATCCCGTTCAGCCTTACTGCTGAGCAAGCCGCCGAGCTGGAGAAGCTGGACATAGCCTGGGTCAAAGCGCTACCGGTTCTGCAGCGGTATGCCGATCAGGCTTCCGGCAAGCAGTGGCTGGGTTTTGTAGCTCAGCAGCCTGAGGTTGTCACGGCTATGAATCGCATGAATCAAGGAAATAAAATCAAAACCACTAGGGGGGCAGAGCTGCCGATCTCGGCCAAATTAGGGGCCGCGGGACTGGAGAAGAGCTTTGACCGGCTGCTGCGGGGAGAGGGGCCGACAGACATCACTTATCTGATGGATGGAGGGCGTCATCCGCTGTCCCGAAAGGCGCTGCGGGTCCATGGAGCGGACAATCCGTATTATCCGCTTACCATCCGGACGACGATTGATCTAAACCTTCAGAATCAGCTGGAGCGTCTTGCAGTCCAAAAAGGGGTAAAAGAAGGAGCGGTCGTTGTGCTTGATGCGGCAAGCGGCGATGTGAAAGCGATGATTTCTTTGCCTTTTTATAATCCGAATCAGGTGGACCCGCAGCAAACAACAAGCTGGAGCAACAGGGCGGTGAAGGAGGCTGTGCCGGGTTCGATTTTCAAAACGGTGACGGCAGCGGCAGCGCTTGAAGCAGGGCTTTCGCGGCCGGAGGAGCATTTTTTGTGTCAGGGCAGCTATGGAAAATATGGTTTGTCCTGCTCCAAAAAATCCGGACACGGAGATATTACGTTAGCCAGAGGTTTTGCCGAATCCTGCAATGTCGTGTTTGGAACTCTTGGGGAACGATTAAGCCCCTTTATGCTTCAGCGGACGGCTGATGCGCTCGGAATCGGCAGAACGATCGGTTGGGAGGAACAAACGTTTATAGATGGCCAGCCGCTGCGCCAAATGGACCAGGAAGAAGCAGGAACCGTGTTTGGCAGCGAACCTCATCCGGAGGATGGCGGGGTACGCGCCCAGACCGCTATCGGCCAGAGAAGCGTTCGGCTCAGTCCGTTGCAGGCGGCCAATCTGATCGTGACGCTGCTGCATGGCGGAGCTGTTCAGGCGCCTCGTCTGGTCAGCGCGATCAGCTATGCGAGCGGAACGGATATGGTACGCTTTGAACCGCATCAATCGCCGTCCGCCTCAGGCCAAATTTCCCCGCGGACTGCACGGACCCTTCTGAAATGGATGCGAAGCGTGGTTACGGATGGTACCGGACGCAAGCTGGACCATGCGGATTGGAAGCTTGCAGGGAAATCGGGAACCGCTCAGGTCGTCAGAAACGGGAAAGCGCTCAATGACCAATGGTTCATCGGCTTTGGCCCTTACGATTCGCCCAAGTATGCGGCTGCTGTGCTGGTGCAGAGCCGGAAACCAGGATCGACCCATCTCGCTACGGAATTGTTTGGGGAGGTTATGAATACACTTGCGGCTGTTGACAGAAGATGA
- a CDS encoding peptidase U32 family protein, whose protein sequence is MSTIEQQKPKEQHKPKFKGKRYRLDKPELLAPAGNLEKLKFAIHYGADAVYIGGQHYGLRSNADNFSFEEMREGVEFAKKYGAKVFVATNIYAHNEDLEGIEAYLRNLYEVGISAIIVADPIIVDTARRLVPGLEVHLSTQQSTINWQAVQYWKEEGLPRVVLGREASLEEIAEIKKHVDIEIEAFIHGAMCSSYSGRCVLSNHFTDRDSNRGGCCQSCRWKYDLFEDAREQTWISEEEAAEDRVLQQFKLGTTQIPLFAEEDNAFTMGSKDLCMIGNIPDLIDVGVDSFKIEGRMKSIHYVATVVNAYRRAIDAYMADPENYVLKPEWVEEINKAANRPLNTGFFYDTPDHEDHIYEPEEKAAPYDFAGLVMDYDAATGIATIQQRNHFKPGQEVEFFGPGDTFFKQTVGTLWDESGNEIDAARHPLQLVKFKVDQPVQYFDMMRKKK, encoded by the coding sequence ATGTCAACTATCGAACAGCAGAAACCCAAAGAGCAGCACAAGCCCAAATTTAAAGGAAAAAGATACCGGCTCGACAAACCGGAGCTGCTGGCCCCGGCCGGTAACCTGGAGAAGCTGAAATTCGCGATCCATTACGGAGCGGATGCGGTATACATCGGAGGCCAGCATTACGGTCTGCGCTCCAACGCGGACAACTTCAGCTTCGAAGAAATGCGCGAAGGCGTGGAGTTTGCTAAGAAGTACGGCGCTAAAGTGTTTGTGGCTACCAACATTTACGCTCATAATGAAGACCTTGAAGGTATTGAAGCCTATTTGCGCAATTTGTACGAGGTCGGCATCTCCGCCATTATTGTAGCTGATCCGATTATCGTCGATACGGCGAGACGCTTGGTTCCCGGTCTGGAGGTTCATTTGAGCACCCAGCAGTCTACGATTAATTGGCAGGCCGTCCAATACTGGAAAGAAGAAGGTTTGCCGCGTGTTGTATTGGGACGTGAAGCGAGCCTGGAGGAAATCGCCGAAATCAAGAAACACGTCGATATTGAAATTGAAGCTTTCATTCACGGGGCGATGTGTTCCTCCTACTCCGGGCGCTGCGTATTGTCCAACCATTTTACGGACCGCGACTCCAACCGTGGGGGCTGCTGCCAGTCCTGCCGCTGGAAATACGACCTGTTTGAGGATGCCCGCGAGCAGACGTGGATTTCCGAGGAAGAGGCCGCCGAGGACCGCGTTCTGCAGCAGTTTAAGCTGGGAACGACCCAGATTCCGCTGTTTGCGGAAGAAGACAATGCGTTCACCATGGGATCCAAGGATTTGTGCATGATCGGGAATATTCCGGATTTGATCGATGTTGGCGTGGACAGCTTTAAAATCGAAGGCCGGATGAAGTCTATTCATTACGTAGCCACGGTAGTAAATGCTTATCGTAGAGCAATTGACGCTTATATGGCCGATCCGGAGAATTATGTGCTGAAACCGGAATGGGTGGAGGAAATCAATAAAGCGGCCAATCGTCCGCTGAATACGGGATTCTTTTATGATACGCCGGATCACGAAGATCACATTTACGAACCAGAGGAAAAAGCTGCGCCTTATGACTTTGCCGGACTGGTCATGGATTATGATGCGGCGACTGGTATAGCCACTATCCAGCAGCGCAATCACTTCAAGCCGGGCCAGGAGGTTGAATTTTTTGGACCGGGAGATACCTTCTTTAAGCAGACCGTAGGAACGCTGTGGGATGAAAGCGGCAATGAAATCGACGCGGCCCGCCATCCGCTGCAGCTGGTCAAATTTAAAGTGGACCAACCCGTTCAATATTTCGACATGATGAGAAAAAAGAAATAG
- the ilvD gene encoding dihydroxy-acid dehydratase, with protein sequence MGANKMRSDMIKKGFDRAPHRSLLRAAGVKEEDFGKPFIAVCNSYIDIVPGHVHLQEFGKIVKEAIREAGGVPFEFNTIGVDDGIAMGHIGMRYSLPSREIIADSLETVVSAHWFDGMVCIPNCDKITPGMLMGALRVNIPTIFVSGGPMKAGVDSKGNRLSLTSVFEGVGAYQAGKIDDKDLLELEQYGCPTCGSCSGMFTANSMNCLAEALGLALPGNGTILAVAEERRDFVRKSAKQLMELVKMDLKPRDIVTKESIDNAFALDMAMGGSTNTVLHTLALAQEAGIDYPLERINEVANRVPHISKLAPASNYFIEDVDRAGGVSAVINELLKKPDAIHGDCMTVTGKTLRENVEGVEIRDHEVIHSIDNPYSEKGGLAILYGNLAPEGSVIKVGAVDPSVGGYHKGPAICFDSQEEALEGIANGKVKEGDVVVIRYEGPKGGPGMPEMLAPTSQIVGMGLGAKVGLITDGRFSGASRGISIGHISPEAAEGGPIAFVENGDIIELDLNNRKIELHISEEEFAKRRANWKGFEPKVKTGYLARYSKLVTNASSGGVMKI encoded by the coding sequence ATGGGAGCTAATAAAATGCGTTCAGACATGATCAAAAAAGGTTTCGACCGCGCACCGCACCGCAGCTTGCTGCGTGCTGCCGGCGTTAAAGAAGAGGATTTCGGCAAACCGTTTATCGCGGTCTGCAATTCCTATATCGACATCGTTCCAGGTCATGTGCATCTGCAGGAATTCGGCAAAATCGTTAAGGAAGCGATCCGCGAAGCGGGCGGCGTTCCTTTCGAATTTAATACGATCGGCGTTGACGACGGAATTGCCATGGGCCATATCGGCATGCGTTATTCCCTGCCGAGCCGCGAAATCATTGCCGACTCGCTGGAAACGGTTGTATCCGCACACTGGTTTGACGGCATGGTCTGCATTCCGAACTGCGACAAAATCACGCCGGGCATGCTGATGGGCGCCCTGCGCGTCAACATTCCGACAATCTTTGTCAGCGGCGGTCCAATGAAAGCCGGCGTAGACAGCAAAGGCAACCGCTTGTCCCTTACCTCCGTATTTGAAGGCGTCGGCGCCTATCAGGCCGGCAAGATTGACGACAAGGATCTGCTTGAGCTTGAGCAATACGGCTGTCCAACTTGCGGCTCCTGTTCGGGCATGTTCACGGCAAACTCCATGAACTGTCTGGCTGAAGCTTTGGGTCTGGCTCTTCCTGGCAATGGCACCATTCTCGCTGTCGCTGAAGAACGCCGCGATTTCGTTAGAAAATCCGCTAAACAACTGATGGAACTGGTTAAAATGGACCTTAAACCTCGTGATATTGTGACCAAAGAATCCATCGACAACGCTTTTGCTTTGGATATGGCAATGGGCGGCTCCACCAATACCGTCCTGCACACTTTGGCGCTGGCACAGGAAGCCGGAATCGACTATCCGCTGGAGCGCATTAATGAAGTTGCCAACCGGGTCCCTCATATCAGCAAACTGGCTCCTGCCTCCAACTATTTCATTGAGGACGTGGACCGGGCCGGCGGCGTAAGCGCCGTAATCAACGAGCTGCTCAAGAAACCGGATGCCATTCACGGCGACTGCATGACCGTTACCGGCAAAACGCTGCGCGAGAATGTAGAAGGCGTCGAAATCCGTGATCATGAAGTCATTCATTCCATCGATAACCCTTATTCGGAAAAAGGCGGTTTGGCTATCCTTTATGGCAACCTCGCTCCTGAAGGTTCCGTTATCAAGGTCGGAGCCGTGGATCCGTCGGTTGGCGGTTATCACAAAGGACCTGCCATCTGCTTCGACTCCCAGGAGGAAGCGCTGGAAGGCATCGCGAACGGTAAAGTCAAAGAAGGCGACGTTGTCGTTATCCGCTATGAAGGTCCTAAAGGTGGACCAGGCATGCCAGAAATGCTGGCTCCTACGTCGCAAATTGTCGGCATGGGCCTGGGAGCCAAAGTCGGCCTGATTACAGACGGCCGGTTCTCCGGTGCATCGCGCGGCATCAGCATCGGTCACATCTCTCCGGAAGCGGCTGAAGGCGGACCGATTGCTTTTGTAGAGAATGGAGACATCATTGAGCTTGACCTTAACAACCGCAAGATCGAGCTCCATATCAGCGAAGAAGAGTTTGCCAAACGCCGCGCCAACTGGAAAGGTTTTGAACCCAAAGTCAAAACCGGTTACTTGGCCCGCTATTCCAAGCTGGTTACCAATGCCAGCTCCGGCGGCGTTATGAAGATCTGA
- a CDS encoding polysaccharide deacetylase family protein has translation METLLLGLFYIFSLYAFIPGLISRLFGFRVFKKGIAENEIALTFDDGPDPVYTPQLLELLKRYDAKATFFVVGSSAEKHPELIQRVHEEGHLLGIHNYKHKTNWLMRPKTVTKHIAMTAKVIKEATGQDAHYYRPPWGIVNLFDYTKQRNDYQLVLWSAIFRDWRVNVGADRLTEKMLKKLRGGEVFLLHDCGGTFGANPTAPQEMLTALERVLDEAQRRGIRSITIQDMIQHTAQAKNDSLSEASKKLGVGKGGNPVLPWYKRFIVSLWLLWEKLFHVMFHLQTTDNEDPMFHFRKIKYSGAPIELEGGGTLAKGDPVLELHFDNKKLFQLGSKAKSAVHLAIQLVRTTEKALPDLARYIQKHPELREVKALYGITMINRGPEQFGFTITDLPKGLFATSTTFYLKLLMSVIHPNGRERIKAHQEQMVPKILVIPTENLISRFAGEEPVPASKPAAASVQLSKERQTEDKSSEETAELNAGVPV, from the coding sequence ATGGAGACTTTGCTGCTGGGTTTATTTTACATTTTCTCGCTATACGCCTTTATTCCAGGACTAATCAGCCGTTTATTCGGATTCCGGGTGTTCAAAAAGGGCATCGCGGAGAACGAAATTGCTTTGACGTTTGATGATGGACCGGATCCGGTGTACACACCTCAGCTGCTTGAACTGCTAAAACGATATGACGCCAAAGCCACCTTTTTTGTGGTGGGTTCGAGCGCCGAGAAACACCCTGAGCTGATTCAAAGGGTTCACGAGGAAGGCCATTTGCTGGGCATCCATAATTACAAGCATAAGACCAATTGGCTTATGCGGCCCAAGACAGTGACCAAACACATCGCCATGACCGCCAAGGTCATTAAAGAGGCAACCGGACAGGATGCCCATTATTACAGACCGCCATGGGGAATTGTCAACCTGTTTGACTACACGAAGCAGCGCAATGATTATCAGTTAGTGCTGTGGTCGGCTATTTTCCGGGATTGGCGTGTCAATGTAGGAGCAGATCGGCTGACAGAAAAGATGCTGAAGAAGCTTCGCGGCGGCGAAGTTTTTTTGCTTCACGATTGCGGAGGCACCTTTGGCGCGAACCCCACTGCGCCTCAGGAAATGCTCACGGCGCTGGAACGGGTGCTGGATGAGGCGCAGCGCCGCGGCATCCGCAGTATTACCATTCAGGATATGATTCAGCATACCGCTCAGGCCAAAAATGATTCTTTGAGCGAAGCAAGCAAAAAGCTTGGCGTGGGAAAAGGAGGCAATCCGGTGCTGCCATGGTATAAACGTTTTATAGTCAGTCTGTGGCTTCTGTGGGAGAAGCTGTTCCATGTGATGTTTCACTTACAAACAACGGATAATGAAGACCCAATGTTTCATTTCCGCAAAATTAAATATTCGGGCGCCCCGATCGAACTGGAAGGCGGAGGCACGCTGGCCAAAGGTGATCCGGTGCTGGAGCTTCATTTTGACAACAAAAAGCTGTTCCAGCTTGGTTCCAAGGCCAAGTCTGCTGTTCATTTGGCCATTCAGCTGGTACGGACCACCGAGAAGGCGCTGCCTGATCTGGCCAGATATATTCAGAAACACCCTGAGCTTCGGGAGGTCAAAGCTTTGTACGGCATTACGATGATAAACCGCGGGCCGGAGCAGTTTGGATTCACCATTACCGATCTGCCGAAAGGGTTGTTTGCCACCTCGACGACCTTCTATTTGAAATTGTTGATGAGCGTTATTCATCCAAATGGCCGCGAACGGATCAAAGCCCATCAGGAACAGATGGTTCCGAAGATTTTGGTTATTCCGACGGAGAATTTGATTAGCCGTTTTGCCGGGGAGGAACCAGTCCCCGCTTCAAAGCCGGCTGCTGCTTCTGTGCAGCTCAGCAAGGAACGGCAAACGGAAGACAAAAGCAGTGAAGAAACGGCAGAGCTGAATGCAGGCGTTCCCGTTTAA
- a CDS encoding acyltransferase family protein, with protein MNNATKVWREESYFLNLRFLLIVCVFVGNAIEPLITRMPGLHAVYVWIFTFHMPLFVFVTGYFAKSNLRGRAGTKVLAQIALQYLIFQSLYSALDITVFKVDGIHHSFFAPYLLLWFLASHWLWRAAALTMSSWSRRAQLGVSLILGIAVGYLVIDGTWFSLSRTFVYLPFFLAGYHFRPEYIVKFFTPGIRAAACSVSLLLLAAAYLWGHLLLLGWLYGSMTYSQLGAYTWYAGLGRLGLYALQLCASAAFLSFVPLYACRITELGRRTLYVFLLHGLIVRFAAASPLYAYLDNLGGTLAIIAAAVLLTILLCQSWVRTAVSPIIEPQVEWLFSRVRKPRPAPGIRIFK; from the coding sequence ATGAACAACGCAACAAAAGTTTGGCGTGAGGAAAGCTATTTTCTAAACCTGCGTTTTCTGCTGATCGTATGCGTATTTGTCGGCAATGCCATTGAACCGCTGATTACGCGAATGCCCGGCCTGCACGCCGTTTATGTTTGGATTTTTACTTTTCATATGCCTTTGTTCGTATTCGTGACCGGTTATTTTGCCAAATCGAATTTGAGAGGCCGCGCCGGAACAAAAGTGCTGGCTCAAATCGCACTGCAATATTTGATTTTTCAAAGCCTATATTCCGCTCTCGATATAACGGTTTTTAAAGTGGACGGTATCCACCATTCTTTTTTCGCCCCTTATCTGCTGCTTTGGTTCCTCGCCAGCCACTGGCTGTGGCGGGCTGCCGCATTAACCATGAGCAGCTGGTCCCGCCGGGCTCAGCTCGGGGTATCGCTCATCCTTGGGATTGCCGTTGGCTACCTCGTTATAGACGGCACCTGGTTCAGCCTATCGAGGACTTTCGTCTACCTGCCGTTTTTCCTGGCAGGCTACCATTTTCGGCCCGAATATATTGTAAAGTTCTTCACGCCAGGCATCCGGGCTGCCGCCTGTTCCGTTTCGCTGCTGCTGCTCGCTGCGGCTTACCTTTGGGGCCATCTTCTGCTCTTAGGCTGGCTGTACGGCAGCATGACTTACAGCCAGCTGGGCGCTTATACCTGGTATGCCGGACTAGGCCGTTTGGGCCTGTATGCTCTACAGCTTTGCGCTTCTGCGGCATTTCTCTCCTTTGTGCCGCTCTACGCCTGCCGGATAACCGAGCTTGGCCGCAGAACGCTGTACGTCTTCCTGCTTCATGGGCTGATCGTCCGATTCGCAGCCGCTTCTCCCCTTTATGCTTACCTTGACAACCTGGGAGGAACGTTAGCCATTATTGCGGCGGCTGTCCTATTGACCATACTGCTCTGTCAGTCCTGGGTCAGAACAGCCGTCTCCCCGATTATAGAACCACAGGTGGAATGGTTGTTCAGCAGGGTCCGAAAGCCCCGGCCAGCACCGGGAATTCGAATTTTCAAATAA
- a CDS encoding KGG domain-containing protein, protein MARTKGKMSREEAGRLGGQATAKNHGKEFYQEIGSKGGLATSKSHDREFYQEIGQKGGSATAESHNKEFYREIGRKGGQSRGNNNE, encoded by the coding sequence ATGGCACGTACCAAAGGAAAAATGAGCCGTGAAGAAGCAGGTCGTCTGGGTGGACAAGCTACCGCCAAAAACCATGGCAAAGAGTTTTACCAGGAGATTGGCTCCAAAGGCGGACTGGCTACCTCCAAATCCCATGACCGCGAGTTTTACCAGGAAATTGGGCAAAAAGGCGGCTCTGCCACAGCCGAATCTCACAACAAGGAGTTCTACCGGGAAATTGGCCGCAAGGGCGGACAGTCCCGCGGGAACAATAACGAATGA